The Streptococcaceae bacterium ESL0687 genome has a segment encoding these proteins:
- a CDS encoding sucrose-specific PTS transporter subunit IIBC — MDYKKVAEDINLALGENNIQAVAHCATRLRLVLKDPSRVDQEALDNNDDIKGTFKANGQFQIIIGPGDVNNVYDELLKVAKISAATKEELKELSEGGKKNPIMDLVKVLSDIFVPMLPALVAGGLLMALNNVLTAEDLFGPQSIIERVPALADFASIVNLLATAPFAFLPILVGFSATKRFGGNAYLGAAMGMAMVMPSLVNGYGVAEAISNGTMPYWDVFGLQVAQAGYQGSVLPIVAVAWILAKLEKFFHKKIPTALDFTFTPMLAIIITGFLTFILVGPVMRSVSDALTNGLIWLYTTTGALGLSVFGFFYSPIVITGLHQTFPAIETTLLADIAKTGGSFIFPVASMANIAQGAAALAIAVISKNQKQKSLAGSASLSALLGITEPAIFGVNLKLKFPFFCAMIAAAIGSLMLGFFKVLAVALGAASVIGFISIAPKSIPEFILSGAVTMVVAFVLTYVYGKKTMDLSVADTDEKVSESEAAVAINEDPQVEAEGPQDELISAAVSGQIVPLKDVNDPVFSSEMMGKGVAIKPNGSEVYAPVSGELTIVYDSKHAYGIKSDKGAEVLIHIGIDTVNMDGQGFSTDKKTGEHVVKGELLGSFDSQAIEKAGYDDTVMMIITNTGSYAEVETLASGNIAAGEKLLNLEETY; from the coding sequence ATGGATTACAAAAAAGTTGCTGAAGATATAAATCTTGCCCTGGGTGAGAATAATATTCAAGCTGTTGCCCACTGTGCGACTAGGCTGCGTTTGGTGCTTAAGGACCCGTCAAGAGTGGATCAGGAGGCCCTTGACAATAATGATGATATCAAAGGTACCTTCAAGGCCAACGGTCAGTTCCAGATAATTATTGGGCCTGGTGATGTTAATAATGTCTACGATGAATTATTAAAGGTCGCAAAAATTAGTGCAGCTACCAAGGAAGAACTTAAGGAACTTTCAGAAGGTGGGAAGAAAAATCCAATAATGGACTTAGTTAAAGTTCTTTCGGACATCTTTGTACCAATGCTTCCAGCCCTAGTTGCTGGAGGTCTTCTAATGGCCCTTAACAATGTTTTAACGGCTGAGGATTTATTTGGTCCTCAATCAATTATTGAAAGAGTTCCAGCCCTTGCTGATTTCGCAAGTATCGTAAATCTACTAGCTACAGCACCTTTTGCCTTTCTGCCAATCTTAGTTGGATTCTCAGCTACCAAACGATTTGGTGGGAATGCCTATCTAGGAGCTGCCATGGGTATGGCCATGGTAATGCCAAGCCTAGTTAATGGTTACGGAGTAGCAGAAGCAATTAGCAATGGGACTATGCCTTATTGGGATGTCTTTGGTTTACAGGTAGCTCAAGCTGGTTACCAGGGTTCAGTTCTACCAATCGTTGCTGTGGCTTGGATTTTAGCCAAGCTTGAAAAATTCTTCCATAAGAAGATTCCAACAGCCCTAGACTTTACCTTTACCCCTATGCTTGCCATCATTATTACAGGATTTTTAACCTTCATTCTTGTAGGTCCTGTTATGAGGTCTGTCTCAGATGCCCTAACTAATGGTCTTATCTGGCTTTATACAACAACTGGAGCTCTAGGATTATCAGTCTTTGGATTCTTCTATTCACCAATTGTTATTACAGGACTCCACCAAACCTTCCCAGCTATTGAAACAACCCTTCTAGCTGACATTGCTAAAACAGGTGGAAGCTTTATCTTTCCAGTAGCTTCAATGGCAAACATTGCCCAAGGTGCAGCGGCTCTTGCAATCGCTGTTATTAGTAAAAACCAAAAACAAAAGAGCCTTGCTGGATCAGCCAGCCTATCAGCCCTTCTAGGAATTACAGAACCTGCCATCTTTGGGGTCAACTTAAAACTTAAATTCCCATTCTTCTGTGCGATGATTGCAGCAGCAATTGGTAGCCTTATGCTTGGATTCTTTAAAGTTTTAGCTGTGGCTCTAGGTGCTGCAAGTGTTATTGGATTCATTTCAATTGCCCCTAAATCAATTCCTGAATTTATCCTTTCAGGAGCAGTTACCATGGTTGTAGCCTTTGTTCTTACATACGTTTACGGTAAGAAAACTATGGATTTATCAGTAGCTGATACTGACGAAAAAGTTTCTGAATCAGAAGCTGCTGTAGCCATTAACGAAGACCCACAAGTAGAAGCTGAAGGACCACAAGATGAACTAATTTCTGCAGCTGTAAGTGGTCAAATTGTACCCCTAAAAGACGTTAATGACCCAGTCTTCTCATCAGAAATGATGGGTAAAGGAGTTGCCATTAAACCAAATGGTAGCGAGGTTTATGCACCAGTTAGTGGTGAGCTGACAATCGTTTATGATTCAAAACATGCCTACGGTATAAAATCTGATAAAGGAGCTGAGGTTCTTATCCATATTGGAATTGACACTGTTAACATGGATGGTCAAGGTTTCTCTACCGATAAAAAAACTGGAGAGCACGTGGTTAAAGGAGAACTCCTTGGAAGCTTCGACAGCCAAGCGATTGAAAAAGCAGGATATGATGATACTGTAATGATGATTATTACCAATACAGGATCATACGCAGAAGTTGAAACTCTAGCTAGCGGAAATATTGCTGCCGGTGAAAAACTTCTTAACCTGGAAGAAACATACTAA
- a CDS encoding LacI family DNA-binding transcriptional regulator — MAKLTDVAKLAGVSPTTVSRVINNYGSLSQKTIDKVHKAMEELNYQPNNLARSLQGKKTMLIGLIIPSIRNPFYAELIEELEIKLFNLGYKVIICNSQSNPGKEKNYLQMLAANQVDGIISSSHNLGIEEYERIDLPIVSFDRLLSPKIATVSSNNQAGGQLAAQNLIDRGAKSLGLISGASKSGSPTDLRSQAFIQVANQEGIPVKHLELDPDVILDIKKNRIKNFIEANNFEGIFCTDDITAVLCMEFTDVNIIGYDGTKLIQSLYPQLSTIVQPIPELADALITALLNKINKQEFDLEIVLPIKFQQNS, encoded by the coding sequence ATGGCAAAACTTACTGATGTCGCAAAACTTGCTGGCGTAAGTCCCACTACAGTCAGCCGGGTAATTAATAATTACGGGTCCCTTAGTCAAAAAACAATTGATAAGGTCCATAAGGCCATGGAGGAGCTAAATTATCAACCAAATAATTTAGCCCGCAGCCTCCAAGGTAAAAAGACCATGCTTATTGGCTTAATTATCCCGTCAATCAGAAACCCCTTCTATGCCGAACTCATTGAAGAGCTTGAAATAAAGCTCTTTAATCTTGGCTACAAGGTAATTATCTGCAATAGCCAGAGTAATCCAGGTAAGGAAAAAAATTACCTGCAGATGCTTGCTGCCAACCAGGTAGATGGAATTATTTCAAGTAGCCACAATCTAGGTATTGAAGAATATGAGCGAATTGATCTTCCTATCGTAAGTTTTGACCGCTTGCTTAGTCCAAAGATTGCTACCGTATCAAGTAACAACCAGGCAGGTGGACAACTAGCTGCCCAAAATTTAATTGATCGCGGCGCTAAAAGTCTTGGTCTAATATCTGGTGCTAGTAAAAGTGGAAGCCCTACTGACCTAAGGTCTCAAGCCTTTATCCAGGTAGCCAACCAGGAGGGAATCCCTGTCAAGCACCTGGAACTTGATCCAGATGTCATCCTTGATATCAAAAAAAATCGCATCAAAAATTTCATTGAAGCCAATAACTTCGAGGGAATCTTCTGTACAGATGACATAACTGCCGTTCTTTGCATGGAATTTACTGATGTTAATATCATAGGTTATGATGGTACCAAGTTAATTCAAAGCTTGTATCCACAACTTTCAACCATCGTTCAACCCATACCAGAACTTGCTGATGCTTTAATCACAGCCCTCTTAAACAAGATAAACAAGCAGGAATTTGACCTAGAAATCGTACTTCCCATTAAATTCCAGCAAAATAGCTAA